The genomic DNA CGCATCGGCACGCCGGAATCGCCGCGCTGGCTGGTCAACCGTGGGCGCATCGCCGAAGCCCGCGCCATCGTCAAGAAACACCTGGGCGAGCATGTGGTGCTGGATGAAGAACCGTCCACGCAAACCTGCTCCGGCTATGGCGTGCTGTTCAGCCGTGAGTACCGCAAGCGCACCGCGTTCAACTGCCTGTTTTTTGTGTGCATCGTGATGCCGTATTTCGCCATCTACACCTTCCTGCCGTCGATCCTGCAGAAGATGGGCTTGTCCCAGGGCTTCGGCACCGAGCTGCTGCTCAATTTGCTGCTGATCGTGGGTGCCTTGATTGGTATCTGGTGCACGGTGAAGTTCTCGCGCCGGGGCTTCTTGATCAACTCGTTCATCATCCTTGCCGCGGCGTTGTTCCTGTTGGCGGTGCTGCCGGGCAGCCTGGCGTGGCTGATGGTGCTGACCTTCGGCGTGTTCACGCTGGTGCTGTCGGCGGTGAGCAACCTGGTGGGCGTGTTTCCGGCCGAAAGCTTCCCCACCGAAGTGCGCGCCAGCGGCATCGGCCTGGCCACGGCGGTCAGCCGCCTCGGTTCGGCGATCAGCACCTTTCTGTTGCCGGTCAGTGTCGCGGGGATTGGCCTGAGCCCGACCATGGGCATTCTGGCCGGCATTCTGGTGTTTGGCGCGATCATCTCCTGGGCCTGGGCACCGGAGACCAAGGCATTGACCTTGAGCCAGGCGTGCAAGGCACCCGAAGATGATCGTTCCCACGCTCAGCGTGGGAACGCAGCCCAGGACGCTCTGCGTCCGCTCCTGAAAACCTGACGCAGAGCGTCATCGGAGGCATTCCCACGCAGAGCGTGGGAACGATCGTCATCAGTGTCAGGGGTTGCTGACCTGGCCCAGCCACTGCGTAAACAGGCGAACCTTGGATAAACCCTGCTTGTCCGTCGCCACATCCAGCCAATAACCATACGGGCCGATCACTTCCACGGGGGTGATCGGCACGAGGCTGCCATTGGCCAGCTCGCGCTCGATCATCTGCCGGTCGATCACCGCCAAACCGCCGCCTGCCAGGGCGGTGTGAATCACCTGGTCCAGGGTGCTGAATTCCAGGCCCTGGTCCGCATCGATATCCTCCCGGCCCATGGCCGCCAGCCAGTTTTCCCAGACCTTCAAGCGCTTGCCGTCGTGCAGGATATGCAGCAGCGGCGAGCGGCGCAGGTCCGGCGGCTGGCCGTCGGTGAACAGCTCCGGGCTGGCCACGGCGATATGGCGCTCCATCACCAGCAGCTCACTGCTGCACTGAGCGTTCGCCTCCAGGCCGAAGCGGATCTGGCAGTCGATTTCCGCCAGGCTGGCGTGGCTGTTCTGGTGGGTGACGCTGAGGTTGATGTCCGGGTAGCGCTCGCAAAACCTGCGCAAGTGCGCCGACAGCCAACGCGTGGCCCAGGTCGGCGGCGCCACGATGCGCAGGCGCTGGCGCAGATTGGGCACGCGCACGGCTTGCAGGGCGCGTTCAATGTGGTCGAAGGCGTCGCTCAGGTGCGGGGAGAGGGCAAAGCCGGCTTCTGTCAGCGACAGACCCTGGGGCGTGCGGATGAAGAGGGCGACGCCGAGGTAGTCTTCCAGTTGCTTGA from Pseudomonas tolaasii NCPPB 2192 includes the following:
- a CDS encoding MFS transporter, which gives rise to MTAQPVKIDDLPIGRFHLKIAGLTFGAHFTDGYILGLIGIAFTLLSPQMQLDAFWQGLIGASALIGLFLGSLFFGWISDTLGRQKIFLVSFVLITVASVMQFYAETAMGLLLCRILIGIGLGGDFSVGHAMLAEFSPKKHRGVLLGSFSVIWTFGYVAATFVGTAMLSLGDDAWRWMLASSAIPAGLILLARIGTPESPRWLVNRGRIAEARAIVKKHLGEHVVLDEEPSTQTCSGYGVLFSREYRKRTAFNCLFFVCIVMPYFAIYTFLPSILQKMGLSQGFGTELLLNLLLIVGALIGIWCTVKFSRRGFLINSFIILAAALFLLAVLPGSLAWLMVLTFGVFTLVLSAVSNLVGVFPAESFPTEVRASGIGLATAVSRLGSAISTFLLPVSVAGIGLSPTMGILAGILVFGAIISWAWAPETKALTLSQACKAPEDDRSHAQRGNAAQDALRPLLKT
- a CDS encoding LysR substrate-binding domain-containing protein, which translates into the protein MRHLPSLNMLRVFEEVARHRSFSQAAVGLNVTQGAVSRQIKQLEDYLGVALFIRTPQGLSLTEAGFALSPHLSDAFDHIERALQAVRVPNLRQRLRIVAPPTWATRWLSAHLRRFCERYPDINLSVTHQNSHASLAEIDCQIRFGLEANAQCSSELLVMERHIAVASPELFTDGQPPDLRRSPLLHILHDGKRLKVWENWLAAMGREDIDADQGLEFSTLDQVIHTALAGGGLAVIDRQMIERELANGSLVPITPVEVIGPYGYWLDVATDKQGLSKVRLFTQWLGQVSNP